The following are encoded in a window of uncultured Sphaerochaeta sp. genomic DNA:
- a CDS encoding ATP-binding cassette domain-containing protein: MGKTTIHVSSLRFQYPQATRPLFEYVDLTFSVGWTAILGANGAGKSTLLQLASGILKPEKGTVIRPDHTTYVAQRTDDPPPNFETFAGAYDREACRLHGLLQIDRDWFYRWETLSHGERKRAQIGCALYEEPEAITIDEPTNHLDEDAIKMVGDALESFKGIGILVSHDRSLCDRLCTNTVIVHAPYVRVLHCRPSVALQESSRISESSQQTLQNARKQVSRITTELKRRSQIASVQDSKKSKRNIDAKDHDAKAKIDGARLSGADGKAGRLKAQMETRAVHLHSSLQEIQGGLAEANKLDLQGPVSGITIGSNPLKRDLVARIPPGSLPLGPERKLFFDLLEIGPLDRVAITGKNGSGKSTFMQHLRSLISAQGIQVAYVPQEQELSACEQALQDLHAMDPITKGRVLSSLTRLGSDPALIRSSVLASPGEAKKLLLSLLFEEPISVLLLDEPTNHLDLPSRLALQKALCDWEGSLVCISHDAAFLHAVCSERWHIEAESECILRLQDSSLNDVNDEG, encoded by the coding sequence ATGGGCAAGACAACGATTCATGTATCATCATTGCGATTTCAATATCCACAAGCAACACGGCCTCTTTTTGAGTACGTCGATCTGACCTTTTCTGTCGGCTGGACCGCGATTCTTGGAGCAAATGGGGCCGGTAAAAGTACCCTGCTGCAACTTGCAAGCGGAATTCTGAAACCAGAGAAAGGAACAGTTATCCGTCCAGACCATACTACCTATGTAGCACAGAGGACCGATGATCCTCCTCCAAACTTCGAGACCTTTGCTGGAGCCTATGACAGGGAAGCCTGCAGGCTCCATGGTCTGTTGCAGATTGATCGAGACTGGTTCTATCGCTGGGAAACACTGAGCCATGGAGAGAGGAAACGTGCCCAGATCGGCTGTGCCCTCTACGAGGAGCCGGAAGCCATTACCATTGATGAGCCAACCAACCATCTGGACGAGGATGCGATCAAGATGGTCGGTGATGCTCTGGAAAGCTTCAAGGGCATCGGGATCCTGGTTAGTCATGACCGATCACTTTGCGACAGGCTCTGCACCAATACGGTCATTGTCCATGCCCCCTATGTCAGGGTACTGCACTGTAGACCCTCAGTAGCATTGCAGGAGTCAAGCAGGATTTCCGAGTCCTCGCAACAAACACTCCAAAACGCTCGGAAGCAGGTATCACGAATCACTACAGAGCTGAAGCGAAGAAGCCAGATAGCCAGTGTTCAGGACAGCAAGAAGTCCAAGCGAAACATTGATGCCAAAGACCATGATGCAAAAGCCAAGATTGATGGGGCTCGGCTCTCCGGTGCAGACGGGAAAGCAGGTAGGCTGAAAGCTCAGATGGAAACAAGGGCAGTGCACCTACACTCCTCTCTGCAGGAAATCCAGGGAGGTCTTGCCGAGGCCAACAAGCTGGACCTGCAGGGACCCGTCTCTGGTATTACCATCGGAAGTAATCCCCTGAAGAGAGACCTGGTCGCCCGTATTCCTCCGGGTAGTTTACCCTTGGGCCCTGAGAGAAAGCTCTTCTTTGATTTGCTAGAGATTGGACCTCTGGACCGTGTTGCCATCACGGGAAAGAATGGAAGTGGCAAGTCCACCTTCATGCAGCATCTACGCTCCTTGATTTCAGCACAGGGAATACAGGTAGCCTATGTTCCTCAAGAGCAAGAACTCTCTGCATGCGAACAAGCCTTGCAAGATCTGCATGCCATGGACCCTATAACCAAAGGACGTGTTCTCTCCAGCCTTACAAGACTTGGAAGTGACCCTGCTCTTATCCGTTCCTCGGTTCTGGCAAGCCCTGGAGAGGCGAAGAAACTTCTGCTCAGCCTACTTTTCGAGGAACCTATCTCAGTGCTTTTGCTTGATGAACCCACAAACCACCTGGATCTTCCATCTCGCCTAGCCTTACAGAAGGCTCTCTGTGATTGGGAAGGATCATTGGTATGTATCAGTCATGATGCGGCATTCCTGCACGCAGTATGTAGTGAGCGGTGGCATATAGAAGCAGAGAGTGAATGTATCCTCAGACTACAGGATTCATCGTTGAATGATGTTAATGATGAAGGGTAA
- a CDS encoding Crp/Fnr family transcriptional regulator: METTHQCSFCANGSEPCLHHIPIFQNLENEQIQEVQRLIRQIELAPGSVLFREGDRADSLYLVRKGSLKLVRYGSDGSEYILDTLFPGDFYGGDQLFLSSVARETGVAAELLGICMIKAEELQHLILKKPEIALKSMTYLNAKLDQYRLQVEMLSTSDIQKRICMYLFERYRKTASTTLHLTQDDIGSALHLTKETVNRKLSSLKDEGILRVEGKGKLQILDMAKLEAISFES, encoded by the coding sequence TTGGAAACAACACACCAGTGCAGCTTTTGTGCAAACGGTAGTGAACCGTGTTTACATCATATACCCATTTTCCAGAATCTGGAGAATGAGCAAATCCAGGAGGTGCAACGCTTAATCCGACAGATTGAGCTTGCCCCTGGATCTGTCCTCTTTCGTGAAGGTGATAGGGCAGACAGTCTCTACCTAGTCAGGAAGGGATCCCTTAAATTGGTTCGCTATGGCAGTGATGGTTCAGAGTATATTCTTGATACGCTCTTTCCTGGGGATTTTTATGGAGGTGATCAGCTCTTCCTTTCCAGCGTGGCCAGGGAGACGGGAGTAGCAGCAGAGCTCCTCGGTATCTGTATGATCAAGGCGGAAGAACTTCAGCATCTGATCCTTAAGAAACCTGAGATTGCATTGAAATCCATGACCTACCTGAATGCCAAGCTCGACCAGTATCGCCTGCAAGTTGAGATGCTCTCCACCTCTGATATACAGAAACGTATCTGCATGTATTTGTTTGAACGGTATCGGAAAACCGCTAGTACCACACTCCATCTCACCCAGGATGACATTGGCAGTGCACTCCATCTGACCAAGGAGACCGTGAACCGGAAACTTTCTTCCTTGAAGGATGAAGGGATTCTCCGTGTGGAGGGGAAGGGGAAACTCCAGATTCTTGATATGGCTAAATTGGAAGCAATTTCCTTTGAAAGTTGA
- a CDS encoding DUF542 domain-containing protein — translation MQNIKLSELVKHNPSTTIFLNEHHIDYCCGGDHLLYESLEEQGYEIKSTLKKLESFIAEQDEKHSKVIAGDIYTMGLSELISHLLATHHKDERALLSSIDGNLLTLLSAHYQRHKDELREVYTLFSTLRTELMLHFVQEEEEVFPLMQSEATKEAYDKVVSLESEHEAAGDLIKSLIKATNDFTAPSDGCATYRATYSLLKQLVEDIFLHIYKENSILFPKYAEGVDA, via the coding sequence ATGCAGAACATCAAACTTTCAGAACTGGTTAAACATAATCCTTCTACTACCATTTTCCTCAATGAACATCATATCGACTACTGTTGTGGAGGTGACCACTTGCTGTACGAATCACTCGAGGAGCAAGGGTATGAAATCAAGTCCACGCTCAAGAAGCTGGAATCCTTTATTGCAGAGCAAGATGAAAAACACAGCAAGGTGATTGCTGGGGATATATATACAATGGGATTGAGTGAACTCATCTCTCATCTATTGGCAACACACCATAAGGATGAGAGAGCATTGCTCTCATCCATCGATGGAAATCTACTTACCTTGCTTTCAGCCCATTATCAGAGACACAAGGATGAACTGCGAGAAGTCTATACCCTCTTCAGTACCCTTCGTACTGAACTCATGCTACACTTTGTGCAAGAGGAAGAGGAAGTGTTCCCCCTGATGCAGAGCGAGGCTACAAAAGAAGCCTATGATAAGGTTGTATCGCTGGAGTCGGAGCATGAGGCAGCTGGTGATTTGATCAAGAGCTTGATCAAGGCAACGAATGATTTCACCGCTCCTTCTGATGGTTGTGCAACCTATCGGGCAACCTACTCGCTGCTTAAGCAGTTGGTGGAGGATATTTTCTTGCACATCTATAAAGAGAACAGCATCCTGTTCCCAAAGTATGCAGAAGGAGTTGATGCATGA
- a CDS encoding MBL fold metallo-hydrolase, translated as MKRLVKNNVSWIGKIDWELQKFHGDDYSVNHGSSQNAYLIEEEKTVLIDTIWKPYDKQFRENLEKEINLEKLDFIVVNHGEVDHSGALPYLMEKVPNLPIYCTANAVKSLVGQYHHPEWNYQVVKTGDSLDIGNGKQLVFVEMRMLHWPDSMVTYLTGDNILFSNDAFGQHYAVEELFNDKADQCLLWTEAMKYYANILNPFSPLVKRKIEEIVALDLPIDIIAPSHGAIWRDDPIQIVNAYAAWADSYQEDQITIVYDTMWDGTKQLAHALAGEIQALDGDTVVKVFSISQTDKNDIMTEVFKSKAIALGSPTVGKSILSSVGGWLHFLSELQFKKKKAAVFGCYGWSGEGVGILREELSKSGFSVVEPEMKVNWNPTEEHLSGMRDIAEALCR; from the coding sequence ATGAAGCGACTGGTAAAGAATAATGTCTCTTGGATTGGGAAGATTGATTGGGAGTTGCAGAAATTCCATGGTGATGATTATTCAGTAAATCATGGATCCAGCCAGAACGCATACCTCATTGAAGAAGAGAAGACCGTTCTCATCGATACCATCTGGAAACCCTATGACAAACAGTTCCGGGAAAATCTTGAGAAGGAGATCAACCTGGAGAAGCTTGACTTCATTGTTGTCAATCATGGGGAAGTCGATCATAGTGGAGCGCTTCCGTATCTCATGGAAAAAGTGCCCAACCTCCCGATTTACTGTACGGCCAATGCAGTCAAGTCCCTTGTCGGGCAGTACCACCACCCTGAGTGGAATTACCAAGTGGTTAAAACTGGTGACAGCCTGGATATCGGTAACGGAAAGCAGTTGGTATTTGTTGAGATGAGGATGTTGCATTGGCCTGACAGCATGGTAACCTATTTGACCGGTGATAATATTCTCTTCTCGAATGACGCCTTCGGGCAGCATTATGCGGTTGAGGAACTCTTCAATGACAAGGCTGACCAGTGTTTGCTCTGGACTGAAGCAATGAAGTATTATGCGAATATCCTCAACCCATTCTCGCCTCTGGTAAAACGAAAGATTGAGGAGATTGTAGCCTTGGACCTCCCTATCGATATCATAGCACCAAGCCATGGCGCCATCTGGCGCGATGACCCGATACAAATTGTCAATGCATATGCTGCTTGGGCTGACTCCTATCAGGAGGATCAGATCACCATAGTCTATGACACCATGTGGGACGGCACGAAACAGCTAGCGCATGCATTGGCTGGAGAGATTCAGGCTCTGGATGGGGATACCGTAGTGAAAGTGTTCAGTATTAGCCAGACAGACAAGAATGATATCATGACTGAGGTGTTTAAATCGAAGGCAATAGCCTTGGGTTCTCCCACTGTCGGTAAGTCGATACTCTCTTCAGTCGGTGGCTGGCTTCACTTCCTCTCTGAGCTGCAGTTCAAGAAAAAGAAGGCTGCGGTGTTCGGTTGTTATGGCTGGAGCGGAGAAGGGGTAGGTATCCTGCGCGAGGAACTTTCAAAGTCAGGCTTCTCTGTTGTGGAACCTGAAATGAAGGTCAATTGGAATCCGACTGAAGAACACCTTTCAGGGATGAGGGATATCGCTGAAGCTCTCTGTAGGTAA
- a CDS encoding DNA-processing protein DprA — MDATAVKALHYETLVRACGGAESKAGEAFSLASSRIDVTDPLPLHIKEYASFMATEESKISEAYYHCRPFFEEMGDKVLVIDENSPFWPSQVNTFAYAPRFLYVQGNVSLLKAPSVSVIGTRSPSLEGKKLALQTSHALAKAEYVVASGLALGIDGVAHKGALTSGAPTMAVIGTPLCQCYPKEHTELQAEIAKSGVVVSRFAPSTTTQKWHFLLRNRLMSALSLASVVVEDRDGGGAVRQASFALEQKKYLFIYQSSIENRSILWPRKFAGQSRVFVIRKSEDLPRILKKAMETKRTVGRPKDPAIQLDLFALEE, encoded by the coding sequence ATGGATGCAACAGCAGTCAAGGCCCTGCATTATGAAACACTCGTTAGAGCATGCGGTGGAGCAGAATCAAAAGCAGGGGAAGCCTTTTCATTGGCTTCCTCTCGCATTGATGTGACCGATCCACTCCCTTTGCATATCAAAGAGTATGCTTCCTTCATGGCAACGGAAGAGAGCAAAATCAGTGAAGCCTACTATCATTGTCGACCATTCTTTGAGGAGATGGGTGATAAAGTATTGGTTATTGACGAGAACAGTCCCTTCTGGCCATCTCAGGTGAATACTTTTGCCTATGCTCCGCGTTTTCTCTATGTACAGGGAAATGTATCCCTGTTGAAGGCTCCTTCGGTCTCTGTCATCGGAACTCGATCGCCCTCTCTTGAAGGGAAAAAATTGGCTTTACAGACATCTCATGCACTTGCTAAAGCCGAGTATGTGGTTGCAAGTGGACTTGCCCTTGGTATTGACGGGGTGGCCCACAAGGGAGCACTAACATCTGGTGCTCCTACAATGGCGGTCATCGGTACCCCGCTCTGTCAGTGTTATCCAAAGGAGCACACAGAACTACAAGCTGAAATAGCCAAGAGTGGAGTGGTAGTAAGTCGATTTGCTCCTTCGACCACCACCCAGAAATGGCATTTCCTGCTTCGCAACCGCCTGATGAGTGCATTGAGTCTTGCTTCTGTGGTTGTAGAGGACCGTGATGGGGGAGGGGCTGTACGGCAGGCTTCCTTTGCCTTGGAACAGAAAAAATATCTCTTCATCTACCAAAGCAGCATAGAGAACCGAAGTATTCTTTGGCCCAGAAAGTTTGCAGGCCAAAGCCGTGTCTTTGTGATCAGGAAGAGTGAAGACCTTCCCCGTATTCTGAAGAAGGCGATGGAGACAAAACGAACTGTTGGAAGACCCAAGGATCCTGCAATACAGCTCGATTTGTTTGCTTTGGAAGAGTAA
- a CDS encoding nucleotidyl transferase AbiEii/AbiGii toxin family protein, whose product MIDKSVLLQYFPAYLQDLNELHPYLLKEYIQCQILEFLSQTKYIEHMVFIGGTNLRLIKHIDRFSEDLDFDCVDLTQNEFMHMTDSILVYLRRLGYQVIPKEKEHEGLHAFRRSLYFPELLYTLQFSGYRNARFLIKIEAQDQGYTYPVTRAFIQSCGFFFPVPVPPDATLCSMKLSALLQRAKGRDFYDAQFLLSQTAPDYAYLTSKHTIENLVMLKEALKERISRVDLKVKQRDFEHLLFQKEKSNMILNFPAFIEHYTHSGG is encoded by the coding sequence ATGATCGATAAGAGTGTATTGCTACAGTACTTTCCTGCATATTTACAAGACTTGAATGAACTGCACCCGTATCTGCTTAAAGAATATATTCAATGCCAGATATTGGAATTTTTGTCACAAACAAAGTATATCGAGCATATGGTGTTCATTGGAGGTACCAATCTTCGCCTTATTAAACATATAGATCGTTTTAGTGAAGATCTTGATTTTGACTGTGTAGATTTGACACAAAATGAATTCATGCATATGACTGACAGCATTCTGGTATATTTGCGGCGTCTAGGGTATCAGGTAATACCGAAAGAGAAAGAGCACGAAGGGTTACATGCTTTTAGAAGGAGTCTCTATTTTCCTGAACTACTCTATACACTTCAATTTAGCGGTTATAGGAATGCAAGATTTCTCATAAAAATTGAAGCTCAGGATCAAGGCTACACCTATCCAGTTACGAGAGCTTTTATCCAAAGCTGTGGTTTTTTCTTTCCTGTTCCTGTTCCGCCAGATGCAACGCTATGTTCAATGAAACTCTCAGCTCTTCTGCAAAGAGCAAAAGGTAGAGATTTTTATGATGCACAATTTCTACTTTCCCAAACAGCGCCCGACTATGCATATCTCACTTCAAAACATACTATTGAGAATCTTGTCATGCTGAAAGAAGCTCTCAAAGAACGGATTTCGCGTGTTGATCTAAAAGTGAAACAACGTGATTTCGAACACCTCCTCTTTCAGAAAGAGAAAAGCAATATGATTCTCAATTTT